In Aerosakkonema funiforme FACHB-1375, the genomic stretch TACTGGTAATTCAAACTCGCAGTCCCCTGATTGCCAAAGATGTCGATATTTTGCAACAGTTTCGACGATTGCGGATTAATATGAGCATTCCTACTGGTAGCGAACAAGTCAGGAAGGATTTTGAGCCGCGCACTCCCAGTATATCAGCTAGATTAAAAGCGATCGAAACCCTTAAACGGAACATTCGCTACCAAGAAAGCCACTGGATCAGATTTTCCGTTACCATTACGCCGCTACTCCCGACTTTTCCAGAGGATGAAGTAGATTTCATTCGCAAACTCGAAATTGTCGATCGAGTGGTAATTCAGGAATTTCACCCGACTCAAACTCGTTCTCTCGTGGCGGGAACGCGCCAAGAAGCGGAAAATATTAAGCAAAAATACTCTTGGTGGTACGATAACGAACAGCTAAACTATTTGCAGTTTAAGGAAAAATTGGATTTACTTCTCTCTGGCGTTGAGATCAAGGAAGGTAAGGCAGGATTTGGCTTTGAGTAATGCGATCGCAAATTGGTGGCGTTCCTATCAGTTCCATACCGCCATCAAAAAAGGTAACCTACGTCGCGCAGAAGAGTTATTACAAGAAATACAAAAATCGGGAGCCAGACTTTCATCACTCGAAAAGCTATTTAAAGATAAGCTGCAACTCGAACAAACTACGCGAGATTACCGCCAACAAATTTCCGCACAATACCGACAGCTAAGTCAACTGCGTCAACAACTCGAACAGATAGAGCCGAGTCAAGCACTTGGGGAAATCTCTACCGATATATTAACACCGGAGCCGGAGTTTATCGAATTTGTATCAAAAAACTTTAAGTTTGTGGAGCATGATGAAAATATGCTTCAATGCACGGGGATCGATCGCCGTGTTTTTGATGATTTTGAGGAAAGCTTAGCTGATTTTATCAAAGAAGAGTTTAGCCAACAAAGTCGGAAAAAGAACTTTCATTTTTTACTAGATGATGCGATTAACGATATCAACAGATTAAAAGGTGGACAAGACCCTCAATATAGGTTTGAACTAAGTCCGCATATCTACTTGATGAGGTATTTTTTAGATAATGTTTATTGTGCCTATCTCGCTTGGTTTCTGATCTACAAAGCTGGCTTATTACCATCTAAAATTAATATTC encodes the following:
- a CDS encoding SPL family radical SAM protein; its protein translation is MAKSQSEENSKQESFGTAKVYINNAKSILNKATGFIDYYDFTLNPYRGCQYGCSYCYAAAFSPNSKMRQDWGNWVIIKQNAVEILEKELQKWQKKNPDKPASIYMSSVTDPYQPIESKQMLTRGLLEAMVKYQPILVIQTRSPLIAKDVDILQQFRRLRINMSIPTGSEQVRKDFEPRTPSISARLKAIETLKRNIRYQESHWIRFSVTITPLLPTFPEDEVDFIRKLEIVDRVVIQEFHPTQTRSLVAGTRQEAENIKQKYSWWYDNEQLNYLQFKEKLDLLLSGVEIKEGKAGFGFE